The nucleotide sequence ATAGTCGTTTACCACTTCTGATAATGTACTTCTGGATAAAATAATCTGGACAATCATCAGTCCACACAGACACAATGAAGGTAGCAGTGGTTCTCTCCCTTGCCGTGGTCCTGGTGGCGGCTGTGCCCTCCAAACGCTTCATCTCTATCCATGACATTGAGCACGGGCTACATCATCTGGGACACGAGATTGAGCACGGTCTGCACCACATTGGGGCAGAGCTGGAGCACGTCAGTGAGTGTGCTTTGCCGGCTGGAGGGGAGAAGGGTTGGAGGGGGGCCGGTTGGGGAtggtgtgggggtggtggggctGGTGGGATGGGATTTGTtgtagattgtgtgtgtgtgtgtgtgtcgtgtgtgtgtgtgtgtgtgtgtgtgtgtgtgtgtgtcgtgtgtgtgtgtgtgtgtgtcgatgtgtgtgtgtgtgtatgtgtgtcgatatgtgtgtgtcaatgtgtgtgtgtggtgtgcgtctatacatgcgtgtgtgtatatgcgtttgtatgtgggtatgtgtgcgcgcgcgcctgcgtgtgtgtgtgtatgtgtgtgtgcaacaaCATAGCActctggagaagaaaaaaacacccactaGACTGGCAATATAATTGATTCTTTCTTGCTTGCAGCCGGGCTGTCCGGAAAAGACCTTGCCTGCAAAATCTACCCTCACGTGAAGGACGCGGGGGAGGGGGCTTGTGATGCCGAGTGTGTGGTTCTGGTTGTGGGAGTCCTTGCTCCTCTCTGTCCCCCCGCCTGTCATGTGTAAGTATGAAAGACAGACTGACGGATttgagcacgcacgcacaccggaCACACACCCGTACACGTTGAGagggtcacacacacatacgcacgcatgcacgcacgcactgacgtACGTACGTACTACCCACGCGCACatacacgtacatacacactcgcacgtacatacgcacgcacgcacacacacacacacacacacacacactgactcacattCAGAGGGTCAcacgctcatacacacacaggcaaacacacacacacacacacacacacacacacacacacacacacactcacattcaccTGTCTGAACATACAATTTTATGCAAGTCTGCAGTAAGTACTAACAATCAATCATGATTTTCAGTGTGTTCCATGAGGCTGACAAATTGGCTAACTGCTGAAATGCTTGCCACCTTCGTCTAAGGAAAGGTTTACGATCGCTCAGAAATACATGGTGATAATAATTCATTGTGACCCTTTACAATCTCTTCTTT is from Littorina saxatilis isolate snail1 linkage group LG5, US_GU_Lsax_2.0, whole genome shotgun sequence and encodes:
- the LOC138965834 gene encoding uncharacterized protein; the encoded protein is MKVAVVLSLAVVLVAAVPSKRFISIHDIEHGLHHLGHEIEHGLHHIGAELEHVTGLSGKDLACKIYPHVKDAGEGACDAECVVLVVGVLAPLCPPACHVVFHEADKLANC